The genome window CGATGTTCGGCGGTGGTCAGCACGTCCAGCACACCGAGCGGCTGACCTACGCCGGATACGCGCGAAGCGGCTTCTGGCAGCTCATGCTCGTCACCATCCTCACGCTGCCGGTCATCGCGGCGGCCGCGCGCTGGGCGCCCAAGCGGTCCGCGCTCGACCGCAACCTGCTGCGCGGCCTGGCCGGGATGCTGGCGGTGCTGACCCTGCTGATCGTGTTCTCCGCACTCATGCGCATGTGGGCCTACCAGGCGGCCTACGGCTACACCGTGCTGCGGCTGCTGGTGATGGCCTGCGAACTGTGGCTGGGAGTGGTGTACCTGCTGGTCATCGCCGCTGGTGTCCGGCTGCGTGCGCGCCGGCTGCCCAACGCGGTCGTCGGCACCGGCATGCTGGCGCTGCTCGGACTGGCCGCCCTCAACCCGGAGGGCCTGATCGCCGGACGCAACATCGACCGCTTCGAGACCACCGGCAGGCTCGACGGGCACTACCTGGCGGAGCTGTCCGCCGACGCGGTCCCTGCGCTGAGCCGGTTACCGGAGCGGGAACGCACGTGGATCATCGACACGATCGGGCGATCCGCACCGGACGGGGACTGGCGCACGTGGAACCTGTCCGACCACCTCGCGCCCGGCGGTCCCTGATCCCGTCGGCGGTGCGCCCGGCCTGTCAGGGCTGGTGGTCGGGAACCGGCAGCGGGCCGCCGCGGACCATCGCGCGGAAGTCGGCCAGCGGCAGCGGGCGGGAGAACAGCCAGCCCTGGTGGGCGTCGACGCCGAGCTCGTTGAGCAGGTGGAACTGGGCGGCGGTCTCCACCCCCTCGGCGACGCAGCGGCGGTCGGTGGCGTGGGCCATGTCGATGGCCGAGCGCACGATCGCGCGGTCGGCCTCCTGGGTCTCCAGCCCGGAGATGAACTGGCGGTCGAGCTTGATGACCTGCGCGGGCAGGTCCTTGAGCCGCGCCAGCGACGAGTACCCGGTGCCGAAGTCGTCCACGGCGAACGACACGCCGAGCCGGATCAGCGAGTGCATGGCGTCGCGAGCCGCCGCCGACAGCTCCACCAGCGAGGTCTCGGTCACCTCGAGGACGACCCGGTGCAGGTCGATGCCGGAGTCGGCGAGTATCGCGCCCACCGCGTCCAGGAACTCGACCTCGGCGGAGAACCGGCCGCTGAGGTTCGCCGACACCCGCACCTGCCGCCCACGCACCGGCTGCGGCCAGCCGACCGCGTCCCGCAGCGCCGCGCGCAGCACCCACAGGTCCAGTTCGTGCAGCAGGTTGCCCTGCTCGGCGATCGGCAGGATCACGTCCGGCGACAGCAGCCCCATCCGCGGGTGCGGCCACCGCACCAGCGCCTCGGCGCTGACCACCGTCCGGTCCCGGTCCACGATCGGCTGGTAGTGCAGGCGCAGCCCGTCGGTGCGCAGCGCCTCGCCCAACTGCTCCTCCAGCCCCATCTGCTCGGCAAGACTGGCGGTCAGCGCCGGGTCGGCCAGCACCACCCGGCCGGGCCCGTGCCGCTTGGCGCGGAACATCGCGGCGTCGGCGAAGCGCAGCAGGTCCTCGCCGCTGGTGCCGGACTCGGGGAACATCGCCGCGCCGACCGAGGCCGAGACCCGCACCAGGTGCCCCCGGACCGGCACGACCATGCGCAGCATGCCCGCGACCCGTTCGGCCAGCACCCGCAGGCCGCCGACGGCGTCGACGTCGGTGCAGGCGATCAGGAACTCGTCGCCGGAGAGCCGGGCGACCGTGCACTCCTCGCCCAGCTCCCCGTGCAGCCGCTGCGCGACGGTCACGATCAGCTCGTCGCCTGCCGCGTGGCCGAGGGAGTCGTTGATCCGCTTGAAGTTGTCGATGTCGCAGAACAGCACGGCCAGCCGCCCGGCGTTGTCGAGCAGCTCGTCCACGCCCCGCCGGTTCGGCAGCCCCGTGAGCGCGTCGTGGTTCAGCTGGTGCTGGAGGACCTCGGCCTGGTGGATGCGTTCGGTGACGTCCTGGAACACCACCAGCCAGAAGTGGCTGCCGTCGTCCTGCACCGAGAGCGTGCAGTAGACGTCGCAGTGGATCGGCTCGCCGTCGGAGCGCCGGAGCACCCTCGACCGCGACACCGGCGTCTCGGGATCCTCCTCGCTCAGGGCGTTCTCCGAGGTCAGGCCCCCGCCCCCGTCCAGGGGGTGCAGCAGGTCGGCGCCGGTCATCTCCAGCAGCTCCGCCCTGGGGTGGCGCACCAGGCGGCACAGCGCGTTGTTGACCTCGCGGACGCGGTCGTTGTCGTCGACGAAGCACACACCGACGGGCGCGAGTGTGAGCAGGTCGGAGAAGCGGCGGTACGAACGCTGCTGGCGGGCGTGCGCCTCGCTGTCGTCGCGCACGACCTTGACGAAGCCCTGCAGCACGCCCTGTTCGCTGCGCCGGGCCGCGATGATGATGTAGGCCCAGAAGCGGGTGCCGTCCTTGCGGATCCGCCAGCCCTCGTCGATGTGCACGCCGACTTCGGCCGCTCGTTCGAGCTCCTCCTGCGGGTAGCCGACCGCGGCCAGCTCCGGCGGGTAGAACACCGAGAAGTGCTGCCCCAGGATCTCCTCGCCGCGATAGCCCTTCAGCCGCTGCGCGTCGGGGTTCCAGCTGGCCACCCGGCCCTCGGCGTCCAGCGAGTACACCGCGACGGTGCCGGGGCCCGCTTCGGCCGGTGGAGTCGCCTCGCGGCGCGCCAGG of Saccharopolyspora erythraea contains these proteins:
- a CDS encoding sensor domain-containing protein, with the translated sequence MIDRHDEVLAAVGRGRLARREATPPAEAGPGTVAVYSLDAEGRVASWNPDAQRLKGYRGEEILGQHFSVFYPPELAAVGYPQEELERAAEVGVHIDEGWRIRKDGTRFWAYIIIAARRSEQGVLQGFVKVVRDDSEAHARQQRSYRRFSDLLTLAPVGVCFVDDNDRVREVNNALCRLVRHPRAELLEMTGADLLHPLDGGGGLTSENALSEEDPETPVSRSRVLRRSDGEPIHCDVYCTLSVQDDGSHFWLVVFQDVTERIHQAEVLQHQLNHDALTGLPNRRGVDELLDNAGRLAVLFCDIDNFKRINDSLGHAAGDELIVTVAQRLHGELGEECTVARLSGDEFLIACTDVDAVGGLRVLAERVAGMLRMVVPVRGHLVRVSASVGAAMFPESGTSGEDLLRFADAAMFRAKRHGPGRVVLADPALTASLAEQMGLEEQLGEALRTDGLRLHYQPIVDRDRTVVSAEALVRWPHPRMGLLSPDVILPIAEQGNLLHELDLWVLRAALRDAVGWPQPVRGRQVRVSANLSGRFSAEVEFLDAVGAILADSGIDLHRVVLEVTETSLVELSAAARDAMHSLIRLGVSFAVDDFGTGYSSLARLKDLPAQVIKLDRQFISGLETQEADRAIVRSAIDMAHATDRRCVAEGVETAAQFHLLNELGVDAHQGWLFSRPLPLADFRAMVRGGPLPVPDHQP